In the genome of Desulfovulcanus ferrireducens, one region contains:
- a CDS encoding transposase, whose translation MARPLRYFIPGNVWHITHRCHNRDFLLRYAFFRRYWVKWLFEGANRYEVAVLNFMVTSNHIHLLLLAPESMDGIPHLMQLVAGRTGQEYNKRKHRKGAFWEKRYHATAVQRDEHLVRCLLYMDLNMCRAKVVNHPGEWKDCGYHEIVKPKQRYKIISRKDLAELLNIGEEILSDQYKLWIDEALRKGSLVRDDIWTTQPAVGNEAYVNEIKSKLGYFVKGLSAKETRECVLKEEPAEYGKECFKEDNTLEWDIFPEL comes from the coding sequence ATGGCGAGACCTCTTAGGTATTTCATACCGGGAAATGTTTGGCATATAACTCATAGGTGCCATAATAGAGATTTTTTGTTGAGATATGCTTTTTTTCGAAGATATTGGGTTAAGTGGTTGTTTGAGGGTGCTAATCGTTATGAAGTGGCAGTGTTAAATTTTATGGTTACATCAAATCACATTCATTTGCTGCTACTTGCACCGGAAAGTATGGATGGTATTCCTCATTTAATGCAACTTGTGGCAGGAAGAACTGGTCAAGAGTATAATAAGCGCAAACATAGAAAAGGAGCGTTTTGGGAGAAGCGCTATCATGCAACAGCAGTACAGAGGGATGAACATTTAGTGAGATGTTTGCTGTATATGGATCTGAATATGTGCAGGGCAAAAGTAGTAAATCATCCGGGAGAGTGGAAAGATTGTGGTTATCATGAGATTGTGAAACCAAAGCAAAGGTATAAGATAATATCTCGAAAAGACTTGGCGGAGCTGTTAAATATAGGCGAGGAGATACTAAGCGATCAGTATAAACTGTGGATAGATGAAGCATTACGCAAGGGAAGTTTGGTGCGTGATGATATCTGGACAACGCAACCTGCAGTTGGTAATGAAGCATATGTTAATGAAATAAAGAGTAAATTAGGGTATTTTGTTAAAGGATTGAGTGCAAAAGAGACCAGGGAATGTGTGTTAAAAGAGGAACCAGCAGAATATGGGAAGGAGTGCTTTAAAGAAGATAATACGCTTGAGTGGGATATATTTCCAGAACTTTGA
- the cysC gene encoding adenylyl-sulfate kinase, protein MKNNSTSNIQHSTLNIVWHNGYVKRADRNRLNKHKSGLIWFTGLSASGKSTIAHLVEKKLHEQGIRTYVLDGDNVRHGLNVDLGFSREDRKENLRRIVEVCKLMVDAGLVVLTAFISPYNEDRAYVRSKLNDDYIEIYVKCSVEECERRDPKGLYKKARAGIIKNYTGISAPYEVPDNPDLVIDTEHCDPEKAAVLVLEFLKSRDFLRFRN, encoded by the coding sequence ATGAAAAATAATTCAACCTCAAACATTCAACATTCAACATTAAATATAGTCTGGCATAATGGCTATGTTAAGCGTGCTGATAGAAATCGTTTGAACAAGCATAAAAGCGGCCTGATCTGGTTTACTGGCCTTTCAGCCTCTGGCAAATCAACCATTGCCCACTTGGTGGAAAAGAAACTCCATGAGCAAGGAATAAGAACTTATGTGCTTGATGGCGATAATGTTCGCCATGGTCTTAATGTTGATCTTGGGTTTAGCCGTGAGGATAGAAAAGAAAACCTACGGCGTATTGTTGAAGTGTGCAAGCTCATGGTTGATGCAGGTCTTGTTGTTTTGACAGCCTTTATTTCTCCTTATAATGAAGACAGAGCCTATGTGAGAAGTAAGTTAAATGATGATTACATTGAAATATATGTCAAATGTTCTGTTGAGGAGTGTGAGCGCCGCGATCCCAAGGGACTGTATAAAAAAGCCAGGGCCGGAATTATAAAGAACTATACTGGTATTTCTGCGCCGTATGAAGTGCCAGATAACCCGGATTTGGTTATAGATACCGAGCATTGTGATCCTGAAAAGGCCGCGGTGCTGGTTCTAGAGTTTCTTAAAAGTAGAGATTTTTTGAGATTTAGGAATTAG
- a CDS encoding glycosyltransferase family 2 protein: protein MSKKITLIIPVYNEADNINAFYESTCAVIEGLDNYTWEFLFVNDGSEDNSWQIIKQLAERDSRVKGICLSRNFGKEVALTAGAESVNDADAVIFIDADLQHPPLLIRDLVAKWEQGFLIVATQRKTIQYSAIRRLGAKLFYYLLNRFSNINIEPNSTDFRLLDRKVLDVLNTFEERTRFFRGLIDWMGFKKTYVVFSAPNRNSGHSNFNFRKLFDLAINSFTSFSLFPLRIAGYLGVAIILFTILLLTYMLISHFFLGQVYTILAYFVVLNTFLFGIVLAAIGLIALYIGHIHTEVVRRPLYIVQERIGL from the coding sequence ATGAGTAAAAAAATCACTCTTATCATTCCTGTTTACAACGAAGCGGATAATATTAATGCTTTTTACGAATCTACCTGTGCCGTGATTGAAGGGTTGGATAATTATACATGGGAGTTTTTGTTTGTTAATGACGGAAGTGAGGATAATAGCTGGCAGATAATTAAGCAATTAGCTGAGAGAGATTCAAGGGTTAAGGGAATATGTCTATCCAGAAACTTTGGGAAAGAAGTTGCCTTAACTGCCGGAGCTGAGTCAGTTAATGATGCGGATGCAGTTATCTTTATTGATGCTGATTTGCAGCATCCACCCCTCCTAATTCGTGATTTGGTGGCAAAGTGGGAGCAAGGGTTTCTTATCGTGGCTACGCAACGAAAAACTATTCAATATTCTGCCATACGTAGGCTTGGTGCCAAACTTTTCTATTATTTGTTAAATCGCTTTTCTAATATCAACATTGAACCTAATTCTACAGATTTCAGGTTATTAGACAGAAAAGTCCTGGATGTACTCAATACCTTTGAGGAACGGACCAGATTTTTCCGGGGCCTGATTGATTGGATGGGATTCAAGAAAACCTATGTTGTATTTTCGGCTCCGAATCGAAATAGTGGTCATTCTAATTTTAACTTTCGGAAGCTGTTTGATCTTGCAATTAATTCCTTTACAAGTTTTTCTCTTTTTCCACTTCGTATTGCAGGTTACCTGGGAGTTGCGATAATTTTGTTTACGATATTACTTTTAACTTACATGCTTATTTCCCATTTTTTCCTAGGGCAAGTATATACAATTCTTGCTTATTTTGTGGTATTGAATACATTTTTATTTGGTATAGTGCTTGCAGCAATAGGCCTAATTGCTCTTTATATAGGTCACATCCATACAGAAGTTGTCCGGCGTCCTCTTTATATTGTTCAAGAGCGTATAGGTCTGTAA
- a CDS encoding glycosyltransferase family 4 protein has protein sequence MKILIFNWRDIKKPGAGGAEVYTHEVAKRLVHRGHSVTLFTSMFKNGLKMEYIDGVKIIRAGSKFSVYWKGKEYYKKFLAKQRFDVVIDEINTRPFFAVDFVNKGEKTVALIHQLAREFWFYETPSPINLIGYHFLEKIWLKKYKNVPTITVSNSTKEDLKKWGFENIFVVHNGLNVQPLDKIPKKSDKPVVIFVGRMKKAKKPQDVIEAFKIVRKKIKEAELWMVGDGYMRAKLEDKNVQGVKFWGYVDKNTKDELVKKAWVIAVPGVREGWGQVVTDANALGTPAVGYDIPGLRDSIKNGYNGILVKPHLQFFADALINVLENVSFRKQLSQNAIKWAKQFSWDRSADEFERLIKITI, from the coding sequence ATGAAAATTTTAATTTTTAATTGGCGTGATATTAAAAAACCCGGGGCTGGTGGGGCAGAAGTTTACACTCATGAGGTAGCAAAAAGATTAGTGCATAGAGGCCATTCAGTAACACTTTTTACTTCAATGTTTAAGAATGGTTTAAAAATGGAATATATTGATGGTGTTAAAATTATTAGAGCAGGAAGTAAATTTTCGGTATATTGGAAGGGAAAAGAATATTACAAAAAGTTTCTGGCTAAACAAAGGTTTGATGTAGTTATAGACGAAATTAATACAAGACCTTTTTTTGCGGTTGATTTCGTAAATAAAGGGGAAAAAACAGTTGCTTTAATTCATCAATTAGCAAGAGAGTTTTGGTTTTATGAAACGCCATCGCCTATAAATTTGATAGGTTACCATTTTTTAGAGAAAATTTGGTTAAAAAAATATAAGAATGTGCCAACTATTACAGTTTCCAATTCAACAAAGGAAGATTTAAAAAAATGGGGTTTTGAAAATATTTTCGTTGTACACAATGGTCTTAACGTACAGCCTCTGGATAAAATTCCCAAAAAAAGTGATAAACCTGTGGTGATCTTTGTTGGTCGTATGAAAAAAGCAAAGAAACCACAGGATGTGATTGAGGCATTTAAAATTGTAAGAAAAAAAATAAAAGAAGCTGAACTATGGATGGTCGGCGATGGATATATGAGAGCCAAATTAGAGGACAAAAATGTTCAAGGAGTGAAGTTTTGGGGATATGTAGACAAAAATACAAAAGACGAGTTAGTAAAAAAAGCATGGGTTATTGCAGTGCCTGGAGTTCGGGAAGGATGGGGACAGGTAGTTACAGATGCCAATGCATTGGGAACACCTGCTGTTGGATATGATATTCCTGGTTTAAGGGACTCTATAAAAAATGGATATAATGGCATATTGGTTAAACCTCATCTCCAGTTTTTTGCTGATGCTTTAATAAATGTTCTGGAAAATGTGTCTTTTAGAAAACAATTAAGCCAAAACGCTATTAAATGGGCAAAGCAGTTTAGCTGGGACAGGAGTGCAGATGAATTTGAGAGGCTGATTAAAATTACGATCTAG
- a CDS encoding glycosyltransferase family 4 protein codes for MAKIISVTQSCVPGGVYRTALIHTAFLRKKKHNSLYYSIIGQPNKYWSLFDEYGIRPLYTSCFRSESCTRIMGDIVFSKHFVEDVKSSDLIIAHNNPGARVALEFKKKYNIPFVFYLHDSLVYPIFGSIYNILFNFKKLARRYEDKFLQYSDLVIVNSQITLKKIFHNHYLTTNTINDKIKILYPTLNIPLEKKEIVQDKQEYLLIVGRIDHEAFYYLYNIIKRLNFPLIIAGYGHPHNNNFKKILRLYKNLTNHQKVKFIFSPSDDELLSLYKNACLFVYPGHENFNMSALEAMSAGCPILVADTSGILDIVSNDLRDKIALPKNDIHLWVERINRIIQSKEYIDLGNECWKATANYNLNTHLKCFEDLINKFI; via the coding sequence ATGGCAAAAATAATTTCTGTAACTCAATCGTGTGTACCTGGCGGAGTTTATAGGACAGCCTTGATTCATACTGCTTTTTTGAGAAAAAAGAAGCATAATTCCCTTTATTATTCTATTATTGGTCAACCTAATAAATATTGGAGCCTTTTTGATGAGTATGGTATTAGGCCTTTATATACATCTTGTTTTAGGTCAGAAAGCTGTACGCGGATAATGGGCGATATTGTCTTTAGCAAACACTTCGTAGAAGACGTGAAATCAAGTGATTTAATAATAGCACATAACAATCCAGGAGCTAGAGTTGCTTTAGAATTTAAAAAGAAATATAATATTCCATTTGTCTTTTACCTACATGATTCGTTGGTGTACCCTATATTTGGAAGCATTTATAATATATTGTTTAATTTTAAAAAATTAGCAAGGCGATATGAAGATAAATTTTTGCAATATTCAGATTTGGTGATAGTTAATAGTCAAATAACTTTAAAGAAAATTTTTCATAATCACTATCTAACTACTAATACCATCAACGATAAAATTAAGATCTTATATCCAACCTTAAACATACCTCTAGAAAAAAAAGAAATTGTTCAAGATAAGCAAGAATATCTACTTATTGTCGGCAGAATAGACCATGAAGCCTTTTATTATTTATATAATATAATTAAGCGCTTAAATTTTCCATTAATTATTGCTGGTTATGGTCATCCTCACAACAACAATTTTAAAAAAATTTTAAGGCTATACAAAAATTTAACAAATCACCAGAAAGTAAAATTTATTTTTTCGCCATCTGACGATGAATTGTTAAGTTTATACAAAAACGCATGTCTATTCGTGTATCCCGGCCATGAAAATTTTAACATGAGTGCGCTTGAGGCTATGTCTGCTGGATGTCCTATATTAGTAGCGGACACATCTGGAATTTTAGATATAGTGAGTAATGATTTAAGAGATAAAATAGCTTTACCCAAGAATGATATTCATTTATGGGTAGAAAGGATTAATAGAATTATTCAAAGTAAGGAATATATAGATTTAGGTAATGAGTGTTGGAAAGCAACGGCGAATTATAATTTAAATACACACTTAAAATGTTTTGAAGATCTTATAAACAAATTTATTTAA
- a CDS encoding class I SAM-dependent methyltransferase has protein sequence MKKKTLNEYNEDYYRHQEAQWVSKFHMIKYIQFLIKQKNIKWLDIGCSKGYLVQELLDNKIQSYGIDISSLAFKDMNFNLRSRVTAGSISYIPYKNEAFDVISVFDIVEHIHPKETDVAFKELNRILKKGGYLILTTPNSAHIGNWIYDLTHINVRPLAYWEKVFKQNGFGLKKEYVPSFLKYLIAHKHKVCVPISNKICFILEEPLRYIFGKFFSRRGRLYFFAKKVR, from the coding sequence ATGAAAAAAAAGACTTTAAATGAATATAATGAAGATTATTATAGACATCAAGAAGCACAGTGGGTTTCCAAATTCCATATGATAAAGTATATTCAATTTTTAATAAAGCAAAAAAATATTAAGTGGCTAGATATAGGTTGTTCCAAAGGATATTTAGTTCAGGAACTTTTAGATAATAAAATTCAGTCTTATGGAATTGATATTTCGAGTTTAGCTTTTAAAGACATGAACTTTAATCTTCGTTCTAGAGTAACTGCAGGCTCTATCTCTTACATTCCATATAAAAACGAAGCATTCGATGTGATTTCGGTTTTTGATATAGTAGAGCATATCCATCCTAAAGAAACAGATGTGGCTTTTAAAGAGTTAAATAGGATTTTAAAAAAAGGTGGATATTTGATTCTAACTACACCAAATAGTGCACATATTGGGAATTGGATTTATGACTTGACACACATTAATGTAAGACCACTAGCTTATTGGGAGAAAGTCTTCAAACAAAATGGATTCGGATTAAAAAAAGAGTATGTGCCATCATTTTTAAAGTATCTTATTGCACATAAACACAAAGTTTGTGTCCCGATTTCAAATAAAATATGCTTCATTCTCGAAGAACCGTTACGATATATATTCGGTAAATTTTTTTCACGGCGTGGCAGATTATATTTTTTTGCAAAAAAAGTTCGTTAA